The DNA segment cccacacacccacacaccacacacacccacacccacacccacacacacacacacacacacacacacacccacacacacccacacacacacacccacacacactCTCTTCCAACCTCATTTCACTTTACCCGGCTTTCTAaccaaaattaaaaaatgaaaatgatgatgatgaaaattctgTTCTTTAGCCCTATCATACTTTTACATAACCCTAAGTAGCCCTAGTAAACGTTTACATAGCCCTCATTTACTTCTCCTCCAAGCCCTATTCATCTTTACCCGGCCTTTCAGCCAAAACgcgaaacgaaaaaaaaaaaagccactTGGCCAGCTCACCAGACGAAACTACTTCTATTTGGCCTTGTAGCCCTCCTCTCTCTGATGAAAACTGTTATTATCCATTGTTTCGGCTTACCTTCTCTGTCCCGTCATCATGTTCCCTGATAACCTAGCCTCCTGGCCACAGTCTTCCCACACACAGTCTTCCCACGACACAGTCTTCCCACGACACAGTCTTCCCACGACTTTGGACCGTAGCCATTGATTTGGCCAACACGAAGACTCTAGGCAACATGTTTGGAAGGATTGAGACTCAATATGGAGACGTTGCCTTGCTACTACTCAGAGGTACTTTGCTCTTCTCCAAGAGGTCATggctttaattttttttttttcttaattctGAGATTTGCTATGACTTTCTTATTCGCTTTTAGATCTTTGCTGAATAATATCATGTCATCAACGAATAGACATATTGTGACTTgactatttttgaacacaCACGACCATCCACGTACTTCGTCCATGCCACATTGCTTTATTAAGTATGATTTAATAGTTTCATACCAGTTTGCACCACTTTGTTTTAAACCATAAagtgatttctttaaacttagtaatttattattcaatcCTAGATGTGGTGGAGGTCTTATGTATAATTCCTCTTTGATGTCGGCATACAAGTAAGCGGAGGATACGTCTAGTTGTGTGACATAGTAGTCATTATCTAATGCAAGTGACAAAGATGTCATCAGTGCATAATGATGTACAGTATTGGATTGCATGCCCGGATCATATGTATCGGGATGCTGTATGTCACCTCTTGCAACAAATCTAGCCTTATGTGTTCCGTCACGCTTCTTGTTGAATACAAGCACTGAGCTTatcatattcttggaaCCCATCGAGTTTCTATCATAATACTTGTCTGTTTCCCAagcattcatttttaatagtTGGTTAACTTCTTTATGATATGCTTCAGTatatttctccttttcttcattactCTTATTATATGTGATTGCTTCATCATATCTTAAGGTCGTTCGGAATGGTTTGATTGACTTTACCGCCTTTACAGCTGCAATTAAATGAATACGTTTTTTTGACCTTGGTGGTTCTAGACTATGCATGCTCTTTTCTTACCTTTGGTATTTGTAAAGACATTAGAATCATCCATACCACCCAAACTGGAATTAGTTTGACGAGAGTGGATAGGTGGaggttctttcaaagattgacGAAGCTTAATAGATAAGGAGCGGTTAAGCGATTGATATCAGCATCAAAGGTAAGTGCATCATAATTGCATTGGTCCAATCTGGATTGTTCATCATGCCAAATAACGTAATCAGTAGTgtctattgttttcttcaaagatggaACATAGATAATATAACCATATGAGTTTCGTAATGGATGTAAGGCGCAACCAGGAATACCACGAGGGCAAATTTTGAACCGGGACTGTGATTGTTGACTACAACAGTTTGACCGAATGGTAATAGAGTACTGATATCAAGTCCTGCTAAACCAGCATGTTGTCGTGGgtaattcttgttttttggcgaaattaaagaatttctgaTAATGGTGGAGAATTCGACTGCTGAAAACCATAGACGATTTAATAAACCGCTGCACCGTAGATGTGTGCGACGGTCGTCTAATAAGGTACGGTTTGATCGTTCAGCAATACCATGTGCTCTGGAatctgctgttgttgtatAGCATGGAGTTATACCGCGTTccataaagaaattacggAGGGTCTTGTTAGTGTACTCGGGTCCTCTGTCCATTTGTACGACTAAAACGTTGGCATTGAATTGATTGCCAATGAAggctattatttttgtaaatacgTCTAAAATAGATTGCTCACGACGATCGAGTAATGGATAAACCCATTTGAATCTAGTCTTCTCATCAGTAAATGAGATAAAATAGGAAGGTGCACTCTTTGGCAGATGGTGAACAGGGCCAAATATATCGGTATGTAAGTACTGAAAGGGTTGATAAGATTCTTGTACTTTAGTCGTGATCCTTTGACATGTCTATGTTTAGTGCTTTTGCCAACTAAACAGTCTGGACATTGATAAGTAGTAGAATCAGACCAGTCTACATCCGATTCTCTCAAGTATGTGATCGAACTATTCTTGAGAGAATGTCTAATTGTTCTAGCGTTTGCATGCCCAAGCATTCGATGAATCAAAGCGTACGGATATTTATGTGTAGATTTGCTGGTGTTAACGTTATTAGCAGTTTGCCTCTGTAAGGTTGACGGAATTAAAAAGTCCTTGGAGAGCCAGTAAAAGTCTCCATGTTTAACAATAGGGCAAGGATAGTACCGTCGGATAGTTCTAAAGTATTTTTAGTGAGGTAAGCAGTGATATTTTGTTAGCCAGTTATGTTTCGAGTGTTTAGTGCGGTTATTGACGTCTGAACAttattctgaaaattaAAGTGGAGATTACTAGTAGCGCTGATTGGCATCTCTTGCTTTTGCGCATCATGTAGACTTATCGAATCATTCGGTGATGCGGAGTGCAAGAATTGTGGTGACCGTTATTTGAAATGTTTCGGCGGGGATACTGCCGTTGTATTCAAGTTGAGCAAGTGTCATCTTGATTGTCGGTTTGTCAGAATTTCTGCATAATTGATTTTtagaatcttctttcactggtctgataatcttgtcatcttcgtaacaccgtatatgataatcttctagttacgtgattgaatgtattaataaGCTGTGTAGcggtaattgatggatagttgacTATTGTTCTAACATTTCCCATACTCATGCCCTTAGTCATGCGATTCTCTTCCTTCATGCCCATACGGTCATACTTTCAGCACATCGAACCATGACGTATCCTTTTTACCTTCTGCCGCTTCCTCAGCCTAAACTACTCCAGATACCCTTCAACCAAGACTACAAACCTTACATCCTCTTGTGATCTACCATCTTGCTTACTCACTGCTACAAATCATTAATATTCTTGCGAAACTCTTACTCACTCACTACctctattttttgtttactttttcttggttgtCTTGTTAACCTTCCCCTTCGCAGTTGTCTCTCGCTACTACTGTGCAACCAACATTAAATCAAAACAGTgaaatttagaaaaaaacatatattctcccaaaattttcttataaTATACTACACAATACATAATCAGTGACAGCTATAACAACGTCCATCACTCTCCAACTTCTCTGCTGGAATCTCtacataataatatatcaatCTTACCGTCTGGAACATCATCGCTACCTAGCTCTTTGTGAACCGCTACCATCAGCATGTACAGTGGTACTCTCGTGTTATCTGCAGCGAGAACTTCAACGTTTGCCAAATCAAGCCAATGTGGTAATAACCACACCTCCGAAATCTGCTCCAAAAGATACTCCAGTCTCTGCCGGAAATATTTATTGTAGAACAGGCCTATTAGCATCGAGAGGAAGGCGTCCAATGCGGCAGTTTAGATGGGGTACCTCCCAGCGCAGTCTGATCTCGCAAGTGCATTCCTAAACTTAATTCATACCTGCTCCTCAGCCGTTGATGATGCCTGCCAAACTGCAGCTTGACGTACTGCGGACCCTGCAGTCCAGCGCTTGTCATGGAACGCAAACGCTGAAAAACT comes from the Saccharomyces kudriavzevii IFO 1802 strain IFO1802 genome assembly, chromosome: 7 genome and includes:
- the SKDI07G0010 gene encoding uncharacterized protein — its product is MHSLEPPRSKKRIHLIAAVKAVKSIKPFRTTLRYDEAITYNKSNEEKEKYTEAYHKEVNQLLKMNAWETDKYYDRNSMGSKNMISSVLVFNKKRDGTHKARFVARGDIQHPDTYDPGMQSNTVHHYALMTSLSLALDNDYYVTQLDVSSAYLYADIKEELYIRPPPHLGLNNKLLSLKKSLYGLKQSGANWYETIKSYLIKQCGMDEVRGWSCVFKNSQVTICLFVDDMILFSKDLKANKKVIANLRIKKKKKLKP
- the SKDI07G0020 gene encoding uncharacterized protein, which encodes MDRGPEYTNKTLRNFFMERGITPCYTTTADSRAHGIAERSNRTLLDDRRTHLRCSGLLNRLWFSAVEFSTIIRNSLISPKNKNYPRQHAGLAGLDISTLLPFGQTVVVNNHSPGSKFALVVFLVAPYIHYETHMVILSMFHL